The segment CTGCCACCTGCTGCCGGACTGGGAAACCCTGCCCTACGACGCGTTCTCGCCGCACCAGGACCTGGTCTCCGAGCGCCTGGCCACCTTGCACGAAATCCAGACACGCCAGTGCGACGTGCTGATCGTGCCGGCCACCACGGCGCTCGTGCGCCTGGCCCCGCCATCCTTTTTGGCCGCCTACACCTTCTTCTTCAAGAAGGGCGAAAAGCTCGACGAAGCGCGCCTGAAGTCGCAGCTGACCCTGGCCGGCTACAGCCATGTCTCGCAAGTGATGTCGCCCGGCGAATACTCGGTGCGCGGCGGCCTGCTCGACCTGTTCCCCATGGGGTCCGCCCTGCCCTACCGCCTCGATTTGTTCGGCGACACCATCGAAACCATCCGCACCTTCGACGCCGACACCCAGCGCTCGCTGTATCCCGTGCATGAAGTGCGGCTGCTGCCGGGCCGCGAATTTCCCATGGACGAAGCGGCCCGCACCACCTTCCGCAACCGCTGGCGCGAACAGTTCGAAGGCGATCCATCGCGCTCGGTCGTCTACAAGGACATCAGCAGCGGCATCGCCTCGGCCGGCATCGAGTACTACCTGCCCCTGTTCTTCGAGCACACGGCCACCCTGTTCGACTACCTGCCGCCCGACGCCTCGCTCGCCCTGGTGGGCGAGATCGACGCTGCCATCGGGCGCTTCTGGACCGACACGCAGTCGCGCTACCGCTTCCTGAAGGCGGACCGCGAGCGGCCGATTTTGCCGCCCGAATCGCTGTTCCTGTCCGACGAGCAGTTCTTCGGCCTGGCCAAGCCGTATGCGCGCCTGGCGATCAGCAAATCGAACGATGCGCTGGCGTCCGAACTGTCCGCGCCCATGCCGAACATCGCCGTCAACCGCCGCGCCGACGATCCGCTGGCCAACCTGCGCAGCTATTTGCTGCAATCGGGACGCCGCGTGATGATCTGCGCCGAATCGAACGGCCGCCGCGAAACCTTGCAGCAGTACTTCAGCGAATACGATCTGCACCTGACGCCCGTGGAAGGCAGCGACGGCTTCCTGCAATCCGACGCCAAGCTGATGCTGGGCGTGGCGCCGCTGCATGCGGGCTTCGAGCTGTTTACGCCCGAGGGCAATCTGGCCTTCATCACCGAAACGGAGCTGTACGCCGGTTCCGGCCGCCGGGTCGGCAGCAAGAAGCAGGAAGGCGTGACGCAGGTCGAGTCGATGGTGCGCGACCTGTCGGAGCTGAAAATCGGCGACCCCGTCGTGCACATCAACCACGGCATCGGGCGCTACATGGGCCTGACCAGCATGGACCTGGGCGAAGGCGAGACGGAGTTCCTGCATCTGGAATACGCGAAGGACACCAAGCTGTACGTGCCCGTGTCGCAGCTGCACGTCATTTCCCGCTATTCGGGCGCTTCGCCGGAAGACGCGCCGCTGCATTCGCTCGGTTCGGGCCAGTGGGAAAAGGCGAAGAAGCGCGCGGCCGACCAGGTGCGCGACACGGCCGCCGAGCTGCTCAACCTGTATGCGCGCCGCGCGCTGCGCCAGGGCCACTCGTTCGAATTCTCGTCGCACGATTACCAGCGCTTCGCCGACAGCTTCGGCTTCGACGAAACGCCGGACCAGGCCGAGGCCATCCACAACGTCATCAAGGACATGACTTCCGGTAAACCGATGGACCGCCTCGTCTGTGGCGACGTCGGCTTCGGCAAGACGGAAGTGGCGCTGCGCGCAGCCTTTATCGCCGTCATGGGCGGCAAGCAGGTGGCCATCCTGGCGCCCACCACCCTGCTGGCCGAGCAGCATGCGCAAACCTTCGCCGACCGCTTCGCCGACTGGCCCGTGCGCATCGCCGAGCTGTCGCGCTTCCGCAGCGGCAAGGAGATCACGCAGGCGTTCAAGGGCATGGCCGACGGCACCATCGACATCGTCATCGGCACCCATAAACTGCTGTCGGACGACGTGAAATTCACGCGTCTGGGCCTCGTCATCATCGACGAGGAACACCGATTTGGCGTGCGCCAGAAGGAAGCGCTGAAAGCGCTGCGCGCGGAAGTGGACGTGCTGACCCTGACGGCCACGCCGATCCCGCGCACCCTGGGCATGGCCTTGGAAGGCTTGCGCGACTTTTCCATCATCGCCACGGCGCCGCAAAAGCGCCTGGCGATCAAGACGTTCGTGCGCAGCGAAGGCGAAGCCATCATCCGCGAAGCGTGCCTGCGCGAGCTCAAACGCGGCGGCCAGATCTATTTCCTGCACAACGAGGTGGAAACCATCCAGAACCGCCTGGCCATGCTGACGGAACTGCTGCCCGAGGCGCGCATCGCCGTGGCGCACGGCCAGATGCACGAGCGCGACCTGGAAAAGGTCATGCGCGACTTCGTCGCCCAGCGTTTCAACATCCTGCTGTGCACGACGATCATTGAAACGGGCATCGACGTGCCGACGGCGAACACCATCATCATGCACCGTGCCGACAAGTTCGGCCTGGCGCAGCTGCACCAGCTGCGCGGCCGTGTGGGCCGCTCGCATCACCAGGCCTACGCCTACCTGCTGGTGCACGACGTGCAGGGCCTGTCGAAGCTGGCGCAGCGCCGCCTGGACGCCATCCAGCAGATGGAAGAACTGGGCAGCGGCTTTTACCTGGCCATGCACGACCTGGAAATCCGCGGCGCCGGCGAGGTGCTGGGCGAGAGCCAGTCGGGCGAGATGACGGAAATCGGCTTCCAGCTGTATTCGGACATGCTCAACGAAGCCGTGCGTTCGCTGAAAGCGGGCAAGGAGCCGGACCTGGCCGCGCCGCTGGCGTCGACCACCGAGATCAACCTGCACGTGCCGGCGCTGCTGCCGGCCGACTTCTGCGGCGACGTGCACGAGCGCCTGTCGATCTACAAGCGCCTGGCCAACTGCGCCACGCAAGAGAAGATCGACGATATCCAGGAAGAGCTGATCGACCGCTTCGGCAAGCTGCCCGACGCCGTCAAGGCCCTGGTCGAGACGCACCGCCTGCGCATCGGCGCGAAAACCGTGGGCATCGTCAAGATCGACGTGCATGGCGAGGCGGCCACCCTGCAATTCATGGCCAAGCCGCCGATCGACCCGATGCGCATCATCGACCTGATCCAGAAAAACCGCCATATCAAGCTGCATGGCCAGGACAAGCTGAAAATCACGGCCGCCATGCCGGACCTGGCCGCGCGCGTGACGCAGATCAAGACCACCATCAAGCAATTGACGGTATAGACCATTTCGATAATTAATGCAGGACTGCCACATGACCACTACCAAGACCATCACCATGAATCTGATCCTGCAGGGCCTTGACGGCGATAGCGCCCGCCTCGAGCGCATCGCCGCGCTGGCCGCGCCGACGTCCGTCACGCGCCTCGGTCCGAACGCCGTGCGCTGCGAACAGATCGCCTACTCGCCCGCGCTGCGCCCCACGATCGAAGTGGCGGCGCAGGCGGCGCAGCTGGACGCCACCTACATGATGGGCCAGCGCGAACTGCGCGAATTCAAGCTCGTGGCGATGGACATGGATTCGACCCTGATCACCATCGAGTGCATCGATGAAATCGCCGACATGCAGGGCTTGAAACCGCAAGTGGCGGCCATCACGGAAGCGGCCATGCGCGGCGAACTCGATTTTGCCGCCAGCCTGAAGCAGCGCGTGGCCCTGCTCGAAGGGCTCGACGCGTCGGCCCTGCAGCGCGTCTACGACGAGCGTCTGAAACTGTCGCCGGGCGCGGAAGCCATGCTGGCGGCCGTGCAAAAGGCCGGCCTGAAAACCCTGCTGGTGTCGGGCGGTTTTACCTTCTTCACCGAACGCCTGAAGGAACGCCTGGGCCTCGACTACACGCATGCGAACGCACTGGAAATCGTCGACGGCAAGCTGACGGGCAAAGTCCTGGGCGGCATCGTCGACGCGGAAGAAAAGCAGCGCACGGTGGAGCGCGTGTGCGCGGAACTGGGCATTTCCCCATCCGAAGCCATCGTCATGGGCGATGGCGCCAACGATTTGAAAATGATGGGCATCGCCGGCCTGTCCGTGGCCTTCCGCGCCAAGCCCGTGGTGCGCTCGCAAGCCGACGTGGCGCTGAACTTCGTGGGACTCGATGGCTTGCTCAACGTCTTGAGCTGAGTCGGCGCCAGCTTAGCCCTATCGGGCGGGCGGTGCGCGCGCGATGGCATAAGTTTGCTATATTGAAAACTTGTGACCATCCGCCAGCCCATTGTGAAAGAACGCCGCATGCCGCCACCGCTGCCAGAAGAGATACAACGCCACCTCGATATATTCGTCGCCGCCGCGCAAAAGGCCTTCGGCGCCGACCTGGCCGCCGCCGTACTGTTTGGCTCGGCCGCCGATGGCCAGCTGCGCGCCACCTCCGACGTCAACCTGCTGTTGCTGCTCAAGCGCTTTACGCCACAGGCAGCCGATGCGCTGCGCGGCCCCTTGCGCCTGGCGCACGCCGCCATCGATTTGCAGGTGATGTTCTTGCAAGAAAACGAATTGGCGCAGGCCGCCGACGCCTTTGCCGTCAAGTTTGCCGACATCATCGCGCGCCACCGGGTGCTGCATGGCGCTGACCCTTTCGCCAGCCTGCACACGAGCCGCGACGCCGTGCTGCGCCGCCTGCGGCAAGTGCTGCTGAACCAGCAGCTGCGCATGCGCGAACGGTATATGCTGTTGAGCCTGACAGAAGAACAGCTGGCCAGCGCCATCGCGGACGCGGCCGGCCCCCTGCGTTCGGCGGCGGCCTCGCTGGCGCAACTCGATGGCAAGTCTGCACAATCTGGCAAGCAGGCGCTCGAAGCGTTTGTCGACCAGCTGGGCGACCCGGCCCTGCACGCCGCCCTGCAAGCCATGTCGGCCGCGCGCGAAACGGCACGCCTAGCGCCGGGGCAGGCCCTGCCCGCCTTCACAAGCCTGATGGCGATTACCGAACGCCTGCGCGAACACGCGGAGCAGATGCGGTGAACGGCTTCAATCCCTTTGACTGGAGCGGGCCATCGTTCCTGCTGGCCTACCTGATCTTCGGCGCGCTCGTGTACTACCTGGCGCGCGAGCTGCTGATCCGCATGGAATTGCGCAATCCGCACGCCCAGCTGTCGCTGGCAGATGATCCCTACCGCATCGCGTTCCTGCGCGGTGGCGCCCTCGAAGCCGTGAAAATCGCCGCCATCGTGCTGGTCGACCGGGGCTTGCTGCGCGCCGACGGCCCGCTGCTGGAAACGGCCAACGCCGACAGCCTGCGCTTTGCCAGCCACGATATCGAACGCGACGTGCTGCGGCTGTACCTGGGGCGCCAGGGGCACAGCAAGGAACTGGCCGTGCAAGCCGAGATGCTGCCGTCGTGCCGCGCCTACGAGGAGACGTTGACGCAGCAGGAATTGCTGGTCGGCCCGCAGCTACTGCGCCGGCGCGCACGCATCACCTGGGCCGCGCACTGGCTGCTGCTGACGGTGGCCGGCGTCAAGGCCGTCATCGCCATCAGCCGCCAGCACTACAATCTGCTGTTCCTGGCGGTCCTGCTGGCGATTTTTCTCCTCATGCTGCGCGGCTTGCGCACCAGCGCGAGCAGCTGGAGCGCGCAGCGGCTGCTGACCGACCTGCGCATGCTGTTTGGCCGGCTGAACATGCGCTCATCGCGCCTGCAGGCGGGCAACAGCAGCGCCGACATGGCGCTGCTGGCCGCCATCTTCGGCATCAGCGCCCTGCCCTTGTCCGTGTACGCGTATGTCGCCGAGCTGTATCCGGTGCCCCGGCAAAATGGCGGTGGCGACTCCTCGTCCGGCAGCACGGGCGACTCGGGCGACTCGTCATCGGGCGGTGGTGACGGCGGCGGCAGCGGCTGTGGGGGATGCGGCGGTGGCGGCGGCTGTGGCAGTTAGCCAGGAGACCGCGCGCGACCGTGTCGGCCTGGGCTGGCGCGCCGAACTGGCTGCCGGCATCCTGTCCAACCTGGCGCGGATCGACGTGCTGGAAGTGATCGCCGACGATTATTACGGCGCCTCGCGCGCCGGCATCGCCGCCTTGCGCAGCCTGGCGCGGCAGGTGCCGGTCAGCCTGCATGGCGTCGGCATGGGACTGGCGTCGACGATTCCCGCCGAGCCGCGCCGGCTGCATGCGATGGCGCGCCTGATGCAAGCGGTGCAGGCGGAATCGTGGTCCGAGCACCTGAGTTTCGTGCGCGCCGGCGGCATCGAGATCGGCCACCTGGCCGCGCCGCCGCGCACGCCGCACAGCGCCGCCGGCGCCATCGCCAATATCGCGCTGGCCACGCGCATCGTCGGCAGCGCGCCGCTGATGGAAAACATCGCCACCCTGGTCCAGCCGCCGGCCAGCACCATGGACGAAGCGGCATGGCTGGCGCAGATTATCCACGGCGCGCAAGTGCCGCTGCTGCTCGACCTGCACAACCTGTATGCAAATGCCGTCAATGCCGGCGAGTCGCCGCAGGAACTGCTGCTGCGCCTGCCGCTGGACAGGGTCGGCGCCGTGCACCTAAGCGGCGGCCACTGGATCGCTGCGCCGGACGGCGGCCAGCGGCTGCTGGACGACCACCTGCACGACGTGCCGCCCGAAGTCTTTGCTTTATTGACCGTGCTGGCGCGCCATGCGCCGCAACCGTTGACGGCAATCGTCGAACGCGACGGCAATTACCCGTCGTTCGAGCATGTGCTGGGCCAGCTGGAACTGGCGCGCGCGGCCTTGCGCGCGGGGCGAGCCGCATGAGTTCCCCCGCACTGGAAACCTATCTGGCAAGGCTGTACACGGACGACGCCCTGCGTGCCGCCTTCCTGCTCGAACCCCATGCGCAAGCCCTGCTGCATGGCTTGTCGCCGCAGGAAGCGGAAGCGATGGCGGCGATCGACCGCATCGGCCTGCAGATGGCGGCGGCCAGCTATCGTTCCAAGCGCACCGCACACGGTACCCGGGCGGCACCGGCGCAACGCTGGTGGCGCCGGCTGATTGCTGGCTGGACCTGACGGCCTACAGCTGCCACATACGCAGCGGCAGCAATCCCCACCAGGCCAGCACCAGCAGCAGTTGCAAAGCCGCCAGCAAGGCCACCCAATCCCATTTCGCCCACGAGCCCGCCTCGGCCGGCGTGCCGCGGCTGCGCCAGCAGCGGGCCAGGCCGAACGCCGTCGCCAGCGGCAGCGCGCCCGTCACCAATACCAGCAGCACACTGGCGATGGTGACGTCGCCCAGGCGCAGGTAGGACTGGAAATAGAAAAACGGCAGCGGCAAGAGCAGCGCCAGCATGGCCAGCAAAGGCGCGAACAGATGGTCGCCCCGCTCCAGGCTGCGCAGCGCGGCGCGCCACACGCCCACCACCAGTACGTACAGCAAGCCGGCAGCCCCCAGGGCCAGGCTGCCCCACAGCACCAGCATGCGCAGCATCGACGCGCGCTCATAGCTGCGCAGGCCGTCGCTGAGGATATGCTTGCCGTCTTCCTGCATCAGCACGTGCGACGGCGTGCTGCGGTCGCTGGCGCGGAACAGCAGGCCGCCCACCGGTTCCAGTTCCTTCGGCTCGCCCTGGAACGGGATCAGGAACAGCGACTCGCCATCCCATTTCAGCCGCGTAAAACCGAAGACGGCATCGACCCAGGCCATGCTGGCCATGGGGCTCGGCGACGGCACGTAGACGCCCTGCCAGTTTTCCACCGTGGGCGCGGGCGTACCGCGCGGGGCCGGCGCGCGCAGCGGCAGCTCCAGGTCGCGCAGCAGCAGGCGGTTGAAGCGTTCATAGTCGGCCCGCTCGGCATCCGTATTGAAGGCCACGAAGAAGGCGCTGTCCTGCTCCGGGTAGATGCACAGCATGGCGCGAAAACCGACGGCCGTGCCAGGGTGGCAGGCGCCGACCACGTTATGGCGGTCGCGCACGGCCAGCGCCAGGCCGTGGCCCGTGGCCAGGCCCGCCTGCGCCGCATCCGTGCCGGCCGGCTCGGACAAGGCGCCCATCAGGGCCAGGTCGATGAACTGCGCGCCCTGCAGCTTGCCGTCTCCCATCAGGAAGCGCGCCAGCCTGGCCATGTCGGCCGCCGTGGTGGTGAACTGCGCGGCCGGGCGCAAATACTGGGGCACGGCCGGCTGCGCCACGCCATGCTCGAAGTGGCCCATGGCCAGGCGCGGGTCCGCGAGCGATCCCGCCTGACTGACGAAAGCAAACGTGCTGTCCGCCATGCCCAGCGGCTGCAGCAGCTGCGCATCGAGGTAGCGCTCATAGGGCTGGCCCGTGACCTTCTCGATCACCATGCCCAGCAAGCCATAGCCCATGTTCGAGTACGCATAGCGGCTGCCGGGCCGGGCGCGCACGCGCAGCAGATTGCCGCCGCCGTCGAAGGCCTCGGCCAGCGGCGTGTCCGGCGCCGGGTTCAGGCTGAACGCCTGCCAGAAGCGCACATTATCGATACCCGACGTATGCGCGAGCAAGTGGCGGATGCGCACGGGGTCGCTGGCCAGCCACGGATTTCTCAGGGCGACTTCCGGCAGCACCTGCTGCAAGGGCGTGTCGAGCGTGAGCTTGTCTTCGCTGACGAGGCGCAGGACGCCCAGTGCCAGCGCCACCTTGCCCACGGAGCCCACCTGCATGCGCGTGTCCGCCTGCATCGGTATTTGCTTGGCGGCATCGCGCAAGCCGGACGCGCCGACTTTGACTGTTCCGTCGGGCAAGACTTCGCTCCAGACGGCACCCGCCAGGCCCTCGTCCTTCAAGCCGGCCGCAAACTCCGCCTCCAAGGTAGGGCCGGCGGCGTGGGCCACGGTGGCACAGCACAGCAGCAAGGCCGGCACGGCCCGCTGCAGCCACGACCTGGCGCGCGCGGCCAGGGTCGGATATCGATCTCGTTTCAACAATGTATTCCGCCTTTTCCATGGACTGCGCTCCCGCGCAAGATAGCTTGTTACAATCAAAACCTGAGCAAACAATCAAGCAGGAGCCCGCATGTCACAAGATATTATTTTGGATACCCAACTTCAGCAGACCAAGAAACTGGCCTGGTGGTTGTACCTGATACATGGCGCCAGCTTCGTGTTTTCGCTGGGCGCGTTTTCCTTCATTCCGCTCATCATCAATTATGTGAAGCGGGACGAGGCGGCCGGGACCTTCGTGCACAGCCATCACAGCTGGATGATCCGCTCCTTCTGGTGGTACGTGGTCTGGATCGTCGTCGGCGCCATCTTGTGGGTCACGCTGATCGGCCTTCCGCTGGCGCTCATCGTGTGGGGCGTGGCCTGGCTGTGGAAAGCCTACCGCCTGCTGCGCGGCTTCATCGACCTGAACAACAACAGCCCCGTCCCCATGTAAATGCTTGTGGGCAAGCCATCGTGCTTGCCCGCACAGGGCTACATCGCCGCGAACGCCCGTTCGATATCGGCGATCAAGTCCTGCGGATCTTCCAGCCCCACGTTCAGGCGCACCAGCTGGCCCGGCAGTTGCCAGCCCTTGCGCATGGCGGCGATGCGGTACGGCATCACCAGGCTGTTCGCGCCGCCCCAGCTGTAGCCAATCTTGAACAACTGCAAGGCATCGACGAAACGGTCCGTCTGCGCCTCCGTGTAGCGGGCATCGAACAGCACGGAAAACAGGCCGCCCGCGCCGGTAAAGTCGCGCTGCCAGATGGCGTGGCCCGGGCAATCCTCGAATGCGGGATGCAGCACCGTGGCAATCTCGCTGCGGCCCTTGAGCCAGGCGGCCACCGTGCGCGCGCCCGCGTCATGGGCGTCGAAGCGCAGCTTCATGGTCGGCAAGCCGCGCAGCACCAGATAGGCGTCGTCCGCCCCCACGCCCATGCCCAGACGCATGTGCGCCTGCGCCAGGCGCTCGTGCAGCGCCCGCTCGCGCGTAATGAGCGCGCCCATCAGCACGTCCGAGCCGCCCGACTGGTATTTCGTCAGCGCCTGCATGATGATGTCCACGCCCAGGTCGAAGCCGCGCAGGGCCAGGCCGGCCGACCAGGTGTTGTCCAAAGCCACCAGCACGCCGCGCGCACGGGCGGCCGCGCAGATGGCGGGCAAGTCCGGCACTTCCATCGTCACCGAACCCGGTGCTTCCGTCCAGATGAGTTTGGTGTTTTCCTGGATCAGGGCGGCGATGCCGGCACCGATGAGCGGATCGTAATAGCGGGCCGTGATGCCGAAATCCTGCGCCAGCCAGCGTCCCAGTTCGCGGTTCGGGTTGTATATATTTTCCGGCAATAAAACGTCGTCGCCCGTTTTCAACAGGGCAAAGTCCGCCATGGCGATGGCCGCCAGCCCCGACGGCGCCAGCAGGCAATGCTTGCCCCCTTCTATCTCGGCCAGCCGCGCTTCCAGGGTGAACGTGGTGGGCGTGCCGTGCAAGCCGTAGGTGTAGGCGTTCTTGTCTTTCCAGTCGCCCGAGCGCATGGCCGCGACGTCCTTGAACAGCACGGTCGAGGCGTGATGGATGGCGTTGGGAAACGCGGCAAAGCCTTGCGGCGCCTGGTAATCGCTGTGGATCAGCGCCGTCTGGAGGGATTTGGGTGTGGTCATGGCGTCGTCGGCAAAAATAAAAAGGCGGGCCAGTCTGTGCTGGTCCGCCTTGATTGTAAGGGCTTATGCCCTTGCCTGCCGTACGTATGACAGAGTG is part of the Janthinobacterium sp. 67 genome and harbors:
- the mfd gene encoding transcription-repair coupling factor codes for the protein MSLDLTKALPKPGNRYALPALYGSSDAYALALAALALKARGQMLAVVVAQASDGQRLLDEIPWFGGKDLRCHLLPDWETLPYDAFSPHQDLVSERLATLHEIQTRQCDVLIVPATTALVRLAPPSFLAAYTFFFKKGEKLDEARLKSQLTLAGYSHVSQVMSPGEYSVRGGLLDLFPMGSALPYRLDLFGDTIETIRTFDADTQRSLYPVHEVRLLPGREFPMDEAARTTFRNRWREQFEGDPSRSVVYKDISSGIASAGIEYYLPLFFEHTATLFDYLPPDASLALVGEIDAAIGRFWTDTQSRYRFLKADRERPILPPESLFLSDEQFFGLAKPYARLAISKSNDALASELSAPMPNIAVNRRADDPLANLRSYLLQSGRRVMICAESNGRRETLQQYFSEYDLHLTPVEGSDGFLQSDAKLMLGVAPLHAGFELFTPEGNLAFITETELYAGSGRRVGSKKQEGVTQVESMVRDLSELKIGDPVVHINHGIGRYMGLTSMDLGEGETEFLHLEYAKDTKLYVPVSQLHVISRYSGASPEDAPLHSLGSGQWEKAKKRAADQVRDTAAELLNLYARRALRQGHSFEFSSHDYQRFADSFGFDETPDQAEAIHNVIKDMTSGKPMDRLVCGDVGFGKTEVALRAAFIAVMGGKQVAILAPTTLLAEQHAQTFADRFADWPVRIAELSRFRSGKEITQAFKGMADGTIDIVIGTHKLLSDDVKFTRLGLVIIDEEHRFGVRQKEALKALRAEVDVLTLTATPIPRTLGMALEGLRDFSIIATAPQKRLAIKTFVRSEGEAIIREACLRELKRGGQIYFLHNEVETIQNRLAMLTELLPEARIAVAHGQMHERDLEKVMRDFVAQRFNILLCTTIIETGIDVPTANTIIMHRADKFGLAQLHQLRGRVGRSHHQAYAYLLVHDVQGLSKLAQRRLDAIQQMEELGSGFYLAMHDLEIRGAGEVLGESQSGEMTEIGFQLYSDMLNEAVRSLKAGKEPDLAAPLASTTEINLHVPALLPADFCGDVHERLSIYKRLANCATQEKIDDIQEELIDRFGKLPDAVKALVETHRLRIGAKTVGIVKIDVHGEAATLQFMAKPPIDPMRIIDLIQKNRHIKLHGQDKLKITAAMPDLAARVTQIKTTIKQLTV
- the serB gene encoding phosphoserine phosphatase SerB → MNLILQGLDGDSARLERIAALAAPTSVTRLGPNAVRCEQIAYSPALRPTIEVAAQAAQLDATYMMGQRELREFKLVAMDMDSTLITIECIDEIADMQGLKPQVAAITEAAMRGELDFAASLKQRVALLEGLDASALQRVYDERLKLSPGAEAMLAAVQKAGLKTLLVSGGFTFFTERLKERLGLDYTHANALEIVDGKLTGKVLGGIVDAEEKQRTVERVCAELGISPSEAIVMGDGANDLKMMGIAGLSVAFRAKPVVRSQADVALNFVGLDGLLNVLS
- a CDS encoding nucleotidyltransferase domain-containing protein; protein product: MPPPLPEEIQRHLDIFVAAAQKAFGADLAAAVLFGSAADGQLRATSDVNLLLLLKRFTPQAADALRGPLRLAHAAIDLQVMFLQENELAQAADAFAVKFADIIARHRVLHGADPFASLHTSRDAVLRRLRQVLLNQQLRMRERYMLLSLTEEQLASAIADAAGPLRSAAASLAQLDGKSAQSGKQALEAFVDQLGDPALHAALQAMSAARETARLAPGQALPAFTSLMAITERLREHAEQMR
- a CDS encoding TIGR04222 domain-containing membrane protein gives rise to the protein MNGFNPFDWSGPSFLLAYLIFGALVYYLARELLIRMELRNPHAQLSLADDPYRIAFLRGGALEAVKIAAIVLVDRGLLRADGPLLETANADSLRFASHDIERDVLRLYLGRQGHSKELAVQAEMLPSCRAYEETLTQQELLVGPQLLRRRARITWAAHWLLLTVAGVKAVIAISRQHYNLLFLAVLLAIFLLMLRGLRTSASSWSAQRLLTDLRMLFGRLNMRSSRLQAGNSSADMALLAAIFGISALPLSVYAYVAELYPVPRQNGGGDSSSGSTGDSGDSSSGGGDGGGSGCGGCGGGGGCGS
- a CDS encoding DUF692 domain-containing protein: MAVSQETARDRVGLGWRAELAAGILSNLARIDVLEVIADDYYGASRAGIAALRSLARQVPVSLHGVGMGLASTIPAEPRRLHAMARLMQAVQAESWSEHLSFVRAGGIEIGHLAAPPRTPHSAAGAIANIALATRIVGSAPLMENIATLVQPPASTMDEAAWLAQIIHGAQVPLLLDLHNLYANAVNAGESPQELLLRLPLDRVGAVHLSGGHWIAAPDGGQRLLDDHLHDVPPEVFALLTVLARHAPQPLTAIVERDGNYPSFEHVLGQLELARAALRAGRAA
- a CDS encoding serine hydrolase domain-containing protein; translated protein: MKRDRYPTLAARARSWLQRAVPALLLCCATVAHAAGPTLEAEFAAGLKDEGLAGAVWSEVLPDGTVKVGASGLRDAAKQIPMQADTRMQVGSVGKVALALGVLRLVSEDKLTLDTPLQQVLPEVALRNPWLASDPVRIRHLLAHTSGIDNVRFWQAFSLNPAPDTPLAEAFDGGGNLLRVRARPGSRYAYSNMGYGLLGMVIEKVTGQPYERYLDAQLLQPLGMADSTFAFVSQAGSLADPRLAMGHFEHGVAQPAVPQYLRPAAQFTTTAADMARLARFLMGDGKLQGAQFIDLALMGALSEPAGTDAAQAGLATGHGLALAVRDRHNVVGACHPGTAVGFRAMLCIYPEQDSAFFVAFNTDAERADYERFNRLLLRDLELPLRAPAPRGTPAPTVENWQGVYVPSPSPMASMAWVDAVFGFTRLKWDGESLFLIPFQGEPKELEPVGGLLFRASDRSTPSHVLMQEDGKHILSDGLRSYERASMLRMLVLWGSLALGAAGLLYVLVVGVWRAALRSLERGDHLFAPLLAMLALLLPLPFFYFQSYLRLGDVTIASVLLVLVTGALPLATAFGLARCWRSRGTPAEAGSWAKWDWVALLAALQLLLVLAWWGLLPLRMWQL
- a CDS encoding DUF4870 family protein encodes the protein MSQDIILDTQLQQTKKLAWWLYLIHGASFVFSLGAFSFIPLIINYVKRDEAAGTFVHSHHSWMIRSFWWYVVWIVVGAILWVTLIGLPLALIVWGVAWLWKAYRLLRGFIDLNNNSPVPM
- a CDS encoding cystathionine beta-lyase, which gives rise to MTTPKSLQTALIHSDYQAPQGFAAFPNAIHHASTVLFKDVAAMRSGDWKDKNAYTYGLHGTPTTFTLEARLAEIEGGKHCLLAPSGLAAIAMADFALLKTGDDVLLPENIYNPNRELGRWLAQDFGITARYYDPLIGAGIAALIQENTKLIWTEAPGSVTMEVPDLPAICAAARARGVLVALDNTWSAGLALRGFDLGVDIIMQALTKYQSGGSDVLMGALITRERALHERLAQAHMRLGMGVGADDAYLVLRGLPTMKLRFDAHDAGARTVAAWLKGRSEIATVLHPAFEDCPGHAIWQRDFTGAGGLFSVLFDARYTEAQTDRFVDALQLFKIGYSWGGANSLVMPYRIAAMRKGWQLPGQLVRLNVGLEDPQDLIADIERAFAAM